The Quercus robur chromosome 7, dhQueRobu3.1, whole genome shotgun sequence genome has a segment encoding these proteins:
- the LOC126691135 gene encoding glutathione S-transferase U8-like: MEKCLSAIFKACWGEEKEHEKALEEASELLQFLENELKEKRYFGGEAVGLLVIAANIIGYWLGVFEEASGAELLTREKFPKLCNWANEFVSVSAIKENLPPREKLIAYLRNRFGVGATSK, translated from the exons ATGGAGAAG tgcTTGTCTGCAATATTTAAAGCTTGCTGGGGTGAAGAGAAAGAGCATGAGAAGGCTTTGGAAGAAGCCTCTGAACTTCTacaatttctagaaaatgagcTCAAGGAAAAGAGGTATTTTGGTGGAGAGGCTGTTGGACTGCTAGTCATTGCCGCTAACATCATAGGCTACTGGCTTGGAGTTTTTGAAGAAGCTTCGGGGGCAGAGTTGTTGACAAGGGAGAAATTTCCCAAACTTTGCAATTGGGCTAATGAGTTTGTGAGTGTTAGTGCCATCAAGGAAAATCTACCTCCTAGAGAAAAGCTGATTGCCTATTTGCGAAATCGCTTTGGGGTTGGTGCCACTTCCAAATAG
- the LOC126691136 gene encoding uncharacterized protein LOC126691136 has translation MLDVVETRVSTEMNAELIKPFVEAKVQLALKQMDANTTPGPDGLPPLFYKQFWGKIGREVTEAVLSALNTVTGGLNALFKQAECGGEIRGVSLCPTGPRISHLLFADDSLVFCRATVSECVKIQSLLYLYELASGQSINRGKTNIFFSSNTLSRTQDAIINFFGIPATQSYEYYLGLPSLVGRAKKKSFSLIKERIWKKLKGWKEKLLSQGGREILVKAVIQAIPTYTMSCFKLPKGLIKEIETLIRKFWWSYKGEQRKIHWVGWDKMCRPKGEGGMRFRELEKFNDSLLAKQIWRLAYNEESLFHKVFKAKFFPNCSIMEFESLNKGSYAWRSIIKAKHVMDLGMGVSDKQVWVPSNNGEFTTRSAYHLLAGQGRNLLPSSSSGGGNKQVWKSIWNLQVPHKKDDRRVAVAATRVPRWIPPIPNHFKINFDGAVFSELNAARLGLVICDSYGRMVGALAKRIPIPILAAIVEALAYRRALIFAKELNLMDTVFEGEAEQIIIALLAKEVHQPEYGHVLQDSLVLASGFRVCSFNYVMRVSNSVAHFLSRRSKTGNELQVWLDSIPDNLAPLVSRDVL, from the exons ATGTTAGATGTGGTTGAGACAAGGGTATCAACCGAGATGAATGCGGAGTTGATTAAGCCTTTTGTAGAGGCAAAGGTGCAGCTTGCTCTTAAGCAAATGGATGCGAACACAACTCCAGGGCCGGATGGCCTACCACCACTATTTTACAAGCAGTTCTGGGGAAAAATTGGGCGAGAAGTCACAGAAGCGGTCTTATCAGCCCTTAATACAG tgACAGGAGGTCTAAACGCTCTATTCAAACAAGCTGAGTGTGGTGGAGAAATAAGGGGAGTTTCTTTGTGCCCGACGGGTCCGAGAATTTCTCACCTGTTGTTTGCTGATGACAGCTTGGTCTTTTGTAGAGCTACAGTCTCCGAGTGTGTGAAGATCCAATCTCTCCTTTATCTTTATGAACTTGCCTCAGGCCAGTCCATTAATAGAGGGAAAACTAACATTTTCTTCAGCTCAAACACTCTTTCACGTACTCAAGATgctatcattaatttttttggtattccGGCAACCCAAAGTTATGAGTATTACCTCGGTCTACCTTCCTTGGTTGGTCGAGCGAAAAAGAAGTCTTTTAGTCTTATAAAGGAAAGAATATGGAAAAAATTGAAGGGCTGGAAGGAGAAGTTGTTATCACAAGGGGGTCGTGAAATCCTTGTCAAGGCTGTTATCCAAGCAATCCCCACTTATACCATGTCCTGCTTCAAGCTACCAAAAGGGCTTATTAAGGAGATTGAGACCCTCATTAGAAAGTTTTGGTGGAGTTATAAAGGTGAgcaaaggaaaattcattgggttGGTTGGGACAAGATGTGCAGGCCTAAAGGTGAAGGAGGTATGAGGTTTAGAGAACTAGAGAAGTTTAATGATTCGCTTTTGGCTAAGCAAATCTGGCGCCTAGCTTATAATGAAGAGAGTCTTTTTCACAAAGTCTTCAAAGCAAAGTTTTTCCCAAATTGTTCAATCATGGAGTTCGAGTCCTTGAACAAAGGGTCTTATGCGTGGAGGAGTATCATAAAAGCTAAACATGTTATGGACTTAGGAATG GGTGTTTCGGACAAGCAAGTGTGGGTGCCTTCCAATAATGGCGAATTTACAACACGTTCAGCTTACCATTTACTTGCAGGTCAGGGGAGGAATTTGTTGCCAAGTAGTTCATCAGGTGGTGGTAATAAACAAGTCTGGAAGAGTATATGGAATTTACAGGTTCCACACAAG AAAGATGATCGAAGAGTTGCAGTAGCTGCTACGAGAGTTCCTAGATGGATTCCTCCCATTCCAAAtcatttcaaaatcaattttgatgGGGCTGTCTTCTCGGAGTTGAATGCAGCAAGACTAGGACTGGTCATTTGTGATTCCTATGGAAGGATGGTTGGTGCCTTGGCTAAGCGAATTCCTATTCCAATCTTAGCAGCTATTGTTGAAGCTTTAGCCTACCGTAGAGCCTTGATCTTTGCTAAGGAGCTGAACTTAATGGATACTGTTTTCGAAGGAGAAGCAGAGCAAATTATTATAGCTTTGTTGGCCAAAGAGGTGCATCAGCCTGAGTATGGACATGTTTTACAAGACTCTCTGGTCCTAGCTTCTGGCTTTCGGGTTTGTAGTTTTAACTATGTTATGCGTGTAAGCAACTCTGTTGCTCATTTCCTTTCTAGACGTTCTAAAACAGGTAACGAGTTACAGGTTTGGCTGGACTCTATCCCTGACAATCTAGCACCCCTTGTCTCAAGGGATGTTTTGTAA